A window of Pristis pectinata isolate sPriPec2 chromosome 33, sPriPec2.1.pri, whole genome shotgun sequence contains these coding sequences:
- the LOC127585412 gene encoding LOW QUALITY PROTEIN: DNA-directed RNA polymerases I, II, and III subunit RPABC5-like (The sequence of the model RefSeq protein was modified relative to this genomic sequence to represent the inferred CDS: deleted 1 base in 1 codon) — SPAAIRAAAAEFGGCSPGGAAPTSAQDDIIPVRCFTCGKVVGNKWEAYLGLLQAEYTEGDALDALGLKRYCCRRMLLSHVDLIEKLLNYAPLEK, encoded by the exons TCACCAGCAGCCATTCGGGCCGCGGCGGCCGAGTTCGGGGGTTGTTCACCGGGCGGGGCGGCACCGACCTCAGCGCAGGATGATATCATCCCCGTGCGGTGTTTCACTTGTGGCAAGGTT GTCGGCAACAAGTGGGAGGCCTACCTGGGCCTGCTGCAGGCCGAATATACCGAGGG TGATGCACTGGACGCATTGGGCCTGAAGCGATATTGCTGTAGACGGATGCTCCTCTCCCACGTTGACCTGATTGAGAAACTCCTGAACTATGCACCTCTGGAGAAGTGA
- the prmt1 gene encoding LOW QUALITY PROTEIN: protein arginine N-methyltransferase 1 (The sequence of the model RefSeq protein was modified relative to this genomic sequence to represent the inferred CDS: inserted 3 bases in 3 codons; deleted 1 base in 1 codon) produces MAECMEVTSLPGAPDGSAAAKAEAEDMTSKDYYFDSYAHFGIHEEMLKDEVRTLTYRNSMYHNKHLFKDKIVLDVGSGTGILCMFAAKAGAKKVIGIECSNISEYAEKIIKANNLNHVITIIXGKVEEVDLPVEKVDIIISEWMGYCLXYESMLNTVIYARDKWLRPDGLXFPDRAALYVTAIEDRQYKDYKIHWWENVYGFDMSCIKDVAIKEPLVDVVDPKQLVTNACLIKEVDIYTVKVDDLSFTSPFCLQVTRNDYIHALVAYFNIEFTRCHKRTGFSTAPDAPYTHWKQTVFYMDDYLTVKRGEEIFGTVGMKPNAKNNRDLDFTVDIEFKGQLCDMSSSIDYKMR; encoded by the exons GTTACCTCACTCCCTGGTGCTCCAGATGGCAGTGCAGCAGCCAAGGCTGAGGCTGAGGACATGACCTCCAAGGATTATTACTTCGACTCCTATGCGCACTTTGGAATTCATGAG GAAATGCTGAAGGATGAGGTTCGCACTTTGACCTACAGAAACTCCATGTACCACAACAAGCACCTCTTCAAGGATAAGATAGTCCTGGATGTGGGAAGTGGGACTGGCATCCTGTGTATGTTTGCAGCAAAGGCTGGTGCTAAGAAGGTTATTGGG atTGAGTGCTCCAATATCTCGGAATACGCTGAGAAGATAATCAAAGCAAACAACCTAAACCATG TTATCACTATAA AAGGCAAGGTGGAGGAAGTAGACTTGCCTGTGGAGAAGGTGGACATTATCATCAGTGAGTGGATGGGCTACTGTC TTTATGAGTCGATGTTGAACACGGTTATCTACGCACGGGACAAGTGGCTG CGACCAGATGGCC ATTTCCCTGACCGGGCTGCTTTATACGTCACA GCCATTGAAGATAGACAGTACAAGGATTATAAAATCCACT GGTGGGAGAATGTCTACGGTTTTGATATGTCCTGTATCAAGGATGTGGCCATCAAGGAACCACTGGTGGATGTGGTGGATCCCAAGCAGCTGGTAACCAATGCCTGTCTCATCAAG GAGGTGGACATTTACACAGTGAAAGTAGATGACCTGTCCTTCACATCACCTTTCTGCCTTCAAGTCACACGCAATGACTACATCCACGCACTAGTGGCGTATTTCAACATCGAGTTCACccgttgccacaagaggacaggaTTCTCGACAG CCCCTGATGCCCCTTACACTCACTGGAAACAGACAGTTTTCTATATGGATGACTATTTGACAGTCAAACGAGGCGAGGAAATCTTTGGAACTGTTGGTATGAAACCCAACGCCAAGAACAAT CGAGATCTTGACTTCACCGTTGACATTGAATTCAAAGGCCAGCTGTGTGACATGTCCAGTTCCATCGACTACAAGATGCGTTAG